The window TCGTTTCGGAATCGTTCGCACAGCGTTTTGTCCGCCGGTCGCTGGACCGCGCCTGCGTCCAGGCGGCGCAGCTGGATTCCGAACTTACGGATACGACGCTCTACCCGACGAGTCTGGACCGTGCGGGCGCCCTTGAGCTGAAAAGCATCCGCAGCTGGGTGAGCGGCTTTTTCCCGGGCACCCTGTGGCTCCTTTACGGCGAAACGCAGGACCCCTCGTGGCTTTGGCGCGCCCGTCGCCGCACGGCGGCCCTTGCGGGGCTTTCGTCTTACGAACGTACCCACGACCTGGGCTTCATGGTCGGCTGTCCGGTGGGTCTCGGGTTGAGGCTTACCGGCGACAAGGCTTATGAGCGGCTGTTGGTGGAAACGTCGGAGACGCTGCTGAAGCGTTTCGATCCCAAAGTGGGGCTGATTCGTTCGTGGGACAACAAGAACCGCCAGCCGGACCCCTATTTGGTGATCATCGACAACATGATGAATCTGGAAATGCTTTTCGAGGCGAGCCGGCTGACGGGCGATCCGCGGTTCCGCGATGTCGCCGTCGCCCATGCCAACACGACGCTTCGCAACCATTTCCGCGAGGACGGGAGCGCTTATCACATCGTCGTTTACGACTCCGCCACGGGCCGTGTGCGCGAGCACCGCGGCGGTCAGGGCTATTCTTCGACTTCGGCGTGGGCCCGCGGTCAGAGCTGGGGCCTCTACGGCTTTACGATGTGCTACCGCGAGACGGGCGACGCGCGTTATCTGGCCCGTGCCGTGAAGAGCGCGGAGTATATTCTCAACCACCCGAATCTCCCCAAGGACGGGGTTCCGTACTGGGATTTCGACCGTCCGGGCGAAGAGCGCGACGCCTCGGCGGGCGCCGTCATCGCCTCGGGGCTGCTCGAACTTTCGGAGTATGTCCCGCGTGAACAGTCGCGCCGTTACGTGCGCGCCGCACGCCGGATTCTGCGGAGCCTCTCTTCGGACCGCTACCTGAACGCCGCGGGCTCTGCGCACGGGTTCCTGCTCTCGCACAGCGTGGGCCACAAACCCAAGGGAAGCCAGGTAGACGTGCCGATCATCTATGCGGACTACTATTTTCTCGAAGCGCTGCTTCGCTACCGACAACTCGATTAACCTTCAAACGATGTGCTTATGAATAAATCCGATGGATGAGGGCTCCGTTCCCGTGAAACTTCGTATGTATGTGATTACATGCCAGCAAACAAATTCTAACCTATGAAAAACCAAGACAATGAAAGTATCGTATTGTGAGCGTCGCATCCAATCCGGTAGATTCCTGTGGGCCTTCGCATTGCTTGCGGGCCTGCTCATGAATCCGTTTGCCGCGGGGTCTGTGGCGAGGGCCCAAACTCCCCCCCCCAACAAAAAACAAGCCAAAAACGGGCCGTATCGGGTGATGTGACCACCCCCGACGGCAAGCCGGTTCCGGGCGCTACCGTTTCGGTGAAGAACCGACCCGATCTGGGCGGCGTTCTCACCGACACCAAGGGACATTTCCAACTCTCGGTCCCTGACAATTCCATTCTTATCGTATCATTCCTGGGGTACAATACGGAAGAGATTTCCGTCGGGCAAAGTTCCCTGCCTCTTCGTATCGTCCTGACCGATTCCGCGACGAAGATCGACGACGTTGTGGTCGTGGGCTACGGCGTTCAGCGCAAGGAGAGCGTCGTGGGCGCCATCTCGCAGGTCGATAACAAATCGCTGGTCAATTCGGGCACGGCGAATATCACCAATGCCCTGACGGGCAAGCTGTCGGGCGTGACGAGCATCCAGTCGAGCGGCCAGCCGGGCGAGAACGATGCCACGCTGCTGATCCGCGGCGTTTCGAGCTGGAACGGTTCGGCGCCTTTGGTCCTCGTGGACGGCGTGGAGCGTGATTTCGCGGATCTGGACCCGAACGAGGTCGAGACGATCTCGGTTCTGAAGGACGCTTCGGCCACGGCGGTGTTCGGCGCCAAGGGCGCCAACGGCGTGATCATCGTGACGACCAAGGTGGGCGAGACGGGGCGTCCGAAGATGGACCTCTCCGTCGAATACGGACTCGATATTCCGAGCGATCTGCCGGAGCACATCTCCTCCTACACGACGGCGCAGCTCCTCAATGTCGCCAAGAAAAACACCGGCGACTGGAGCCTTTATACCGACCGGGAATTGCAGGAGTACCGCAGCCCCTCGTCGCGGATCAATGCGCTGCGCTACCCGGATAACGACTGGTTCGACCTGCTGATGAAGAAGTGCGCCTCGACGGTCAACGCCAATTTCAACATGTCGGGCGGCACCGATCGCGTGAAGTATTTCGTGTCGTTGGGCTACATGCACGAAGGCTCCATCATCAAGCAGCTGCACGAGTACAAGAATACGACCTTTACCTACGATCGTATCAACTACCGTTCGAATCTCGATTTCAAGCCGACGAAGTCCACGTCGCTGGCCGTCAAGGTGGGCGGAACGCTGGGCATCAAGCAGAATCCCAACAATCAGAGCGTCGGTGCTCTGTTCAACACGTTCTACTCGGCTTCGCCGATGATGTATCCGGCCTATTTCCCGGGGTGGGTGCTGGACGAGATTCCCGACCCGGACTATCCCCGGGCTTCGGGGACCCGGCTCTCTTATGCCGAGGGCTCCGTCTTCTGGAAGAATCCCTATGCGACGCTCAGCGCCGCCGATTTTCAGCAGACGACGCGGAACAAACTCTTCACCGACGTTATTCTGAAACAGAATCTCGATTTCGTCACCGAGGGCCTGTCGGTCAGTGCCAAGGCGTCGCTCAGCACCTATTATTCGCGCGTGTCGCAGAAGGCCGAGCAGGTTTATC of the Alistipes senegalensis JC50 genome contains:
- a CDS encoding glycoside hydrolase family 88 protein; this encodes MKKPLFVLFCCLSATLVVSESFAQRFVRRSLDRACVQAAQLDSELTDTTLYPTSLDRAGALELKSIRSWVSGFFPGTLWLLYGETQDPSWLWRARRRTAALAGLSSYERTHDLGFMVGCPVGLGLRLTGDKAYERLLVETSETLLKRFDPKVGLIRSWDNKNRQPDPYLVIIDNMMNLEMLFEASRLTGDPRFRDVAVAHANTTLRNHFREDGSAYHIVVYDSATGRVREHRGGQGYSSTSAWARGQSWGLYGFTMCYRETGDARYLARAVKSAEYILNHPNLPKDGVPYWDFDRPGEERDASAGAVIASGLLELSEYVPREQSRRYVRAARRILRSLSSDRYLNAAGSAHGFLLSHSVGHKPKGSQVDVPIIYADYYFLEALLRYRQLD